From Camelus dromedarius isolate mCamDro1 chromosome X, mCamDro1.pat, whole genome shotgun sequence, one genomic window encodes:
- the ZNF449 gene encoding zinc finger protein 449 isoform X2: MAVALGCAIQASLNQGSVFQEYDTDCEVFRQRFRQFQYKEAAGPHEAFNKLWELCCQWLKPKMRSKEQILELLVLEQFLTILPTEIETWVREHCPENRERVVSLIEDLQRELEIPEQQIERQEMLLEELAPVGMAPIPPNIHLESPPLQVMGPAPEVPVAEAWIPQAGPQELSFGAAGEGQPFLDPGILHEVHPIEG; the protein is encoded by the exons ATGGCTGTGGCCCTGGGTTGTGCAATCCAGGCCTCCTTGAATCAGGGCTCGGTGTTTCAAGAGTATGATACTGACTGTGAAGTCTTCCGCCAGCGCTTCCGGCAGTTCCAATACAAGGAAGCAGCCGGGCCTCATGAAGCTTTCAACAAACTCTGGGAGCTTTGCTGTCAATGGCTGAAGCCAAAGATGCGTTCTAAGGAACAGATCTTGGAGCTGCTGGTGTTGGAACAGTTCCTAACAATTCTGCCCACCGAGATCGAGACCTGGGTGAGGGAACATTGcccagagaacagagaaagagtTGTGTCACTGATAGAAGACTTACAGAGAGAACTTGAGATACCAGAGCAGCAG ATCGAGAGGCAGGAAATGCTCTTGGAAGAACTGGCACCCGTGGGAATGGCACCCATACCACCAAACATCCACCTGGAGTCACCCCCACTCCAAGTCATGGGACCTGCCCCAGAGGTCCCAGTGGCAGAGGCGTGGATCCCACAGGCAGGGCCGCAGGAGCTGAGCTTTGGCGCTGCAGGGGAAGGCCAGCCCTTTCTGGACCCTG GTATATTGCATGAAGTACATCCTATTGAAGGCTGA